The Xanthobacter flavus genome includes a window with the following:
- a CDS encoding carbohydrate ABC transporter permease, which translates to MVPAAVFLLFFLTYPLGLGVWLGFTDTRIGREGVFIGLENYESLWGDSLFWLVVFNTLLYTIAASILKFGLGLWLALLLNQNLPFKAFFRAVVLLPWVVPTVLSAIAFWWIFDSQYSIISWALIKMGLISAPINFLGDVANARASVIAANVWRGIPFVAISLLAGLQTISPSLHEAATLDGATNWQRFRYITLPMLSPIIAVVMTFSVLFTFTDFQLIYVLTRGGPLNSTHLMATLSFQRAIPGGSLGEGAAIAVAMIPFLLAAILFSYFGLQRRKWQQGGAD; encoded by the coding sequence ATGGTGCCGGCAGCCGTCTTCCTCCTGTTCTTCCTCACCTATCCGCTCGGCCTCGGCGTCTGGCTCGGCTTCACCGATACGCGCATCGGCCGCGAGGGCGTGTTCATCGGCCTTGAGAACTATGAATCGCTCTGGGGCGACAGCCTGTTCTGGCTGGTGGTGTTCAACACGCTCCTCTACACCATCGCCGCGTCGATCCTGAAGTTCGGCCTCGGCCTGTGGCTGGCGCTGCTGCTCAACCAGAACCTGCCGTTCAAGGCCTTCTTCCGCGCCGTGGTGCTGCTGCCGTGGGTGGTGCCCACCGTGCTCTCGGCCATTGCCTTCTGGTGGATCTTCGACAGCCAGTATTCCATCATCTCGTGGGCGCTCATCAAGATGGGGCTCATCTCCGCGCCAATCAACTTCCTCGGCGACGTGGCCAACGCCCGGGCCTCGGTCATCGCGGCCAATGTCTGGCGCGGCATTCCCTTCGTCGCCATCTCGCTGCTGGCCGGCCTGCAGACCATCTCGCCCTCGCTGCACGAGGCGGCGACGCTGGATGGCGCCACCAACTGGCAGCGCTTCCGCTACATCACGCTGCCCATGCTCTCGCCGATCATCGCGGTGGTGATGACCTTCTCGGTGCTGTTCACCTTCACCGACTTCCAGCTGATCTACGTGCTGACCCGCGGCGGCCCGCTGAACTCCACCCACCTGATGGCGACGCTCTCGTTCCAGCGCGCCATTCCCGGCGGCTCGCTGGGCGAGGGCGCGGCCATCGCCGTGGCCATGATCCCCTTCCTGCTGGCGGCGATCCTGTTCAGCTATTTCGGCCTGCAGCGCCGCAAGTGGCAGCAGGGCGGGGCGGACTGA
- a CDS encoding UxaA family hydrolase produces the protein MEAGLAPRTLRLSAKDNLAVALDEVAPGGAVAGVVATQRIPRGHKVAIEPIPAGAPVVKFGQIIGFASADIAPGAHIHTHNVVLHDFARDYAFAADAHDDALLPEAERAHFMGFRRSNGRTGTRNYLGILTSVNCSASVARFAAQAAERSGILADFPGIDGIVPIIHGTGCGMASKGEGYDVLSRTLWGYATHPNFAAVVMVGLGCEMFQIARFKQEYGVEEADGFRTLTIQDEGGTRRTVEHILGTLKEMAPRAAAARREARPASEIVLALQCGGSDGYSALTANPALGVASDLLVAHGGTSILSETPEIYGAEHLLTRRAATREVGEKLVARIKWWEEYTARNAGEMNNNPSPGNKAGGLTTILEKSLGAAAKGGSSTLRAVYEYAEPVTDAGFVFMDTPGYDPVAATGQVAGGANVICFTTGRGSAFGAKPTPSIKLATNSDIYRRMEEDMDINCGDVLDGVSLEDKGREIFEKVLAVASGAHTKSEELGYGDAEFVPWQIGAVM, from the coding sequence ATGGAGGCGGGCCTCGCGCCGCGCACCCTTCGGCTTTCTGCGAAGGACAATCTGGCCGTTGCGCTCGATGAGGTCGCGCCCGGCGGGGCCGTCGCCGGCGTCGTCGCCACGCAGCGCATCCCGCGCGGCCACAAGGTCGCCATCGAGCCCATTCCCGCCGGCGCGCCGGTGGTGAAATTCGGCCAGATCATCGGTTTCGCCAGCGCCGACATCGCCCCCGGCGCCCATATCCACACCCACAATGTGGTCCTGCACGATTTCGCCCGCGACTACGCCTTCGCCGCCGACGCCCATGACGACGCCCTGCTGCCCGAGGCGGAGCGCGCCCATTTCATGGGCTTTCGCCGCTCCAACGGACGCACGGGCACGCGCAATTATCTCGGCATCCTCACCAGCGTGAACTGCTCGGCCTCCGTGGCGCGGTTCGCGGCGCAGGCGGCGGAGCGCTCCGGCATCCTCGCCGACTTTCCCGGCATCGATGGCATCGTGCCCATCATCCACGGCACCGGCTGCGGCATGGCCTCCAAGGGCGAGGGCTATGACGTGCTCTCGCGCACCCTCTGGGGCTATGCGACCCACCCCAACTTCGCTGCCGTGGTGATGGTGGGGCTCGGCTGCGAGATGTTCCAGATCGCCCGCTTCAAGCAGGAATACGGGGTGGAGGAGGCGGACGGCTTCCGCACCCTCACCATCCAGGATGAGGGCGGCACGCGCCGGACGGTGGAGCACATCCTCGGCACGCTGAAGGAGATGGCGCCGCGCGCCGCCGCCGCGCGGCGGGAGGCGCGGCCGGCCTCCGAGATCGTGCTGGCGCTCCAGTGCGGCGGCTCGGATGGCTATTCGGCGCTCACCGCAAATCCCGCGCTCGGCGTCGCCTCGGATTTGCTGGTGGCGCACGGCGGCACGTCCATCCTCTCCGAGACGCCGGAAATCTACGGGGCCGAGCACCTGCTCACCCGCCGCGCCGCGACCCGCGAAGTGGGCGAGAAGCTGGTCGCCCGCATCAAATGGTGGGAGGAATACACCGCCCGCAATGCGGGGGAGATGAACAACAATCCCTCGCCGGGCAACAAGGCCGGCGGACTCACCACCATCCTGGAAAAGTCGCTCGGTGCCGCCGCCAAGGGGGGCTCCTCCACGCTGCGCGCGGTCTACGAATATGCCGAGCCGGTGACGGATGCCGGCTTCGTCTTCATGGATACGCCCGGCTACGATCCGGTGGCGGCCACCGGGCAGGTGGCCGGCGGGGCGAACGTGATCTGCTTCACCACAGGGCGCGGTTCCGCCTTCGGCGCCAAGCCCACCCCGTCCATCAAGCTCGCCACCAATTCCGACATCTATCGCCGGATGGAAGAGGACATGGACATCAATTGCGGCGACGTGCTCGACGGCGTGTCGCTGGAGGACAAGGGCCGCGAGATCTTCGAGAAGGTGCTGGCCGTTGCCTCCGGCGCCCACACCAAGTCGGAGGAACTGGGCTACGGCGATGCCGAGTTCGTGCCCTGGCAGATCGGCGCGGTGATGTGA
- a CDS encoding carbohydrate ABC transporter permease, which produces MAQPQPVEMTDNSSGMSYLDSLPRRIVTVILPLIIFVFVLLFPFYWMAITAIKPNYQLTDYNNYSPLWVVEPTLEHIKYLLFETSYPSWLWNTVYISVAATVISLVTSVFAAYAIERLRFNGSRWVGLGIFLAYLVPPSILFIPLAIMVFGLGIYDTKLALILTYPTFLVPFSTWLLMGYFRSIPFELEECALVDGASRWQILIKVLLPLSVPGLISAGIFSFTLSWNEFIYALTFIQSSENKTVPVGVLTELVRSDVYEWGSLMAGALIGSLPVVILYSFFVDYYVSSMTGAVKE; this is translated from the coding sequence ATGGCCCAGCCCCAACCCGTTGAGATGACCGACAATTCCTCGGGCATGAGCTATCTCGACAGCCTGCCCCGGCGGATCGTCACGGTGATCCTGCCGCTCATCATCTTCGTCTTCGTGCTGCTGTTCCCGTTCTACTGGATGGCGATCACCGCCATAAAGCCGAACTACCAGCTGACCGACTACAACAACTATTCCCCGCTCTGGGTGGTGGAGCCGACGCTCGAACACATCAAGTACCTGCTGTTCGAGACCTCGTATCCCTCCTGGCTGTGGAACACGGTGTACATCTCGGTGGCGGCGACCGTCATCTCGCTGGTGACCAGCGTGTTCGCGGCCTATGCCATCGAACGCCTGCGCTTCAACGGTTCGCGCTGGGTGGGGCTCGGCATCTTCCTCGCCTATCTGGTGCCGCCGTCGATCCTGTTCATCCCGCTCGCCATCATGGTGTTCGGCCTCGGCATCTACGACACCAAGCTGGCGCTGATCCTCACCTATCCCACCTTCCTCGTGCCCTTCTCCACCTGGCTCCTGATGGGCTATTTCCGCTCCATCCCGTTCGAGCTGGAGGAGTGCGCGCTGGTGGACGGCGCCTCGCGCTGGCAGATCCTCATCAAGGTGCTGCTGCCGCTCTCGGTGCCGGGGCTGATCTCGGCGGGCATCTTCTCCTTCACCCTGTCGTGGAACGAGTTCATCTACGCCCTCACCTTCATCCAGTCGTCGGAGAACAAGACCGTGCCGGTGGGCGTGCTCACCGAGCTGGTGCGTTCGGACGTCTATGAGTGGGGCTCGCTGATGGCTGGCGCCCTCATCGGCTCGCTGCCGGTGGTGATCCTCTATTCCTTCTTCGTGGACTATTACGTGTCGTCCATGACCGGAGCGGTGAAGGAGTAG
- a CDS encoding ABC transporter substrate-binding protein, whose protein sequence is MTISRRDLLMSGAGLAAGAMALPMLSTKEAIAQAVAKFEPEAGASLRLLRWSPFVKGEEDAWIANTKKFTEATGIEVRIDKESWEDIRPKAAVAANVGSGPDIVWVWFDDAQQYPDKLLDVTDLAKSLAGQYGGYYPASQAYATVNGRFVGLPLATIGNAVVYRDSWVKQAGFSEFPKDTKGLLELGKALKANNHPMGFTLGHGVGDGNNFCHWVLWSHGGKMVDEGGKVVINSPETVAGLKYVAELYKTFIPGTESWLDVNNNRAFIAGDLSVTANGVSVYYAAANDPKLAEMAADMKSTNFPIGPIGKKVELHQTTTACIFKYSKFPKAAQAYLAFMFQADQYNAWLTGASAYCCQTLKSFSSNPVWTSKPIHAAYALASETLQPNGYAGPLGPKSAAAMADWIVVDMVAEAATGQRSPEEAAKRAQQRAERIYR, encoded by the coding sequence ATGACCATTTCCAGACGTGACCTTCTCATGAGCGGCGCGGGCCTTGCGGCCGGCGCCATGGCCCTGCCCATGCTCTCCACCAAGGAGGCCATCGCCCAGGCCGTCGCCAAGTTCGAGCCGGAGGCCGGCGCTTCTCTGCGTCTCTTGCGCTGGTCGCCGTTCGTGAAGGGCGAGGAAGACGCCTGGATCGCCAACACCAAGAAGTTCACCGAGGCCACCGGCATCGAGGTGCGCATCGACAAGGAGAGCTGGGAGGACATCCGTCCCAAGGCCGCCGTCGCCGCGAACGTGGGCTCCGGCCCGGACATCGTGTGGGTGTGGTTCGACGACGCCCAGCAGTATCCCGACAAGCTGCTCGACGTGACCGACCTCGCCAAGAGCCTCGCCGGCCAGTACGGCGGCTATTATCCCGCCTCCCAGGCCTATGCGACCGTGAACGGCCGCTTCGTCGGCCTGCCGCTCGCCACCATCGGCAATGCGGTGGTCTATCGCGACAGCTGGGTGAAGCAGGCCGGCTTCTCCGAATTCCCGAAGGACACCAAGGGCCTTCTCGAACTCGGCAAGGCGCTCAAGGCCAACAACCACCCCATGGGCTTCACGCTGGGCCACGGCGTGGGTGACGGCAACAATTTCTGCCACTGGGTGCTGTGGAGCCACGGCGGCAAGATGGTGGACGAGGGCGGCAAGGTCGTCATCAACTCGCCGGAGACCGTCGCCGGCCTGAAATATGTGGCCGAGCTGTACAAGACCTTCATCCCCGGCACCGAGAGCTGGCTCGACGTCAACAACAACCGCGCCTTCATCGCCGGCGACCTGTCGGTGACGGCGAACGGCGTGTCGGTCTATTACGCGGCGGCGAACGACCCCAAGCTTGCTGAGATGGCGGCGGACATGAAGTCCACCAACTTCCCCATCGGCCCCATCGGCAAGAAGGTGGAACTGCACCAGACTACCACCGCCTGCATCTTCAAATACTCGAAGTTCCCCAAGGCGGCGCAGGCCTATCTCGCCTTCATGTTCCAGGCGGACCAGTACAATGCCTGGCTGACCGGCGCGAGCGCCTATTGCTGCCAGACGCTGAAGTCCTTCTCCAGCAATCCGGTGTGGACCTCCAAGCCGATCCACGCCGCCTATGCGCTCGCCTCCGAGACGCTCCAGCCCAACGGCTATGCCGGTCCGCTCGGGCCGAAGTCGGCGGCCGCCATGGCCGACTGGATCGTGGTGGACATGGTGGCGGAAGCCGCCACCGGCCAGCGCTCTCCGGAAGAAGCCGCCAAGCGCGCCCAGCAGCGCGCCGAGCGCATCTATCGCTGA
- a CDS encoding mannitol dehydrogenase family protein, translating into MSPRLSLSTLATLPAAVSRPAYDIAAAEVGVVHLGVGAFHRAHQAAYLDAILSRGHKGWAICGASLRSPDTSDALDPQDGLYTLAERSGAGDRLRVIGSLRRLLVAPRDPEALLAAMCDPRVRIVTLTVTEKGYCHDPASGTLDEAHPDIRTDLANPHRPVSAPGYLVEALARRRAAGIAPFTVLTCDNLPANGKTVARVTARLAALRDADLGRFVAGEVAFPSTMVDRIVPATTDDDRAMVAAGLGMADAWPVMAEPFTQWVVEDHFSLGRPPLEEVGVELVADVAPFEHMKLRLLNGAHSTLAYLGYLAGHATIAETMAVPAFARLVARLQDEEVTPTLHLPAGVDVAAYKAALRERFANPALRHRTWQIAMDGSQKLPQRLVAPARDRLAAGAPLPLLALGIAGWMRYVTGRDEQGGAIDVRDPLAARLKALADAAGPDADRLAPALLSVREVFGDLGADPHFAGPVRAALSRLLAQGAAATVRQSADA; encoded by the coding sequence TTGAGCCCCCGACTCTCGCTTTCGACTCTGGCAACCCTGCCAGCCGCTGTCTCGCGCCCGGCCTATGACATCGCCGCGGCCGAGGTTGGGGTGGTGCATCTGGGCGTCGGCGCCTTCCACCGCGCCCATCAGGCGGCCTATCTCGACGCCATCCTCTCGCGCGGACACAAGGGCTGGGCCATCTGCGGCGCCAGCCTGCGCTCGCCGGACACGTCCGACGCGCTCGATCCGCAGGACGGCCTCTATACCCTTGCGGAACGGTCGGGCGCGGGCGATCGGCTGCGCGTGATCGGATCCCTGCGCCGGCTGCTGGTGGCGCCGCGCGATCCGGAGGCGCTGCTGGCGGCCATGTGCGATCCGCGCGTGCGCATCGTCACCCTCACCGTCACCGAGAAGGGCTATTGCCACGATCCCGCCTCGGGCACGCTGGACGAGGCGCATCCCGACATCCGGACGGACCTCGCCAATCCGCACCGCCCGGTGAGCGCGCCGGGCTATCTGGTGGAGGCCCTCGCCCGCCGCCGCGCCGCCGGCATCGCCCCCTTCACCGTGCTCACTTGCGACAACCTCCCGGCCAACGGCAAGACCGTGGCGCGAGTGACGGCGCGCCTCGCGGCCCTGCGCGACGCCGATCTCGGCCGCTTCGTCGCGGGCGAGGTGGCCTTCCCTTCCACCATGGTGGACCGCATCGTCCCCGCCACCACGGACGACGACCGGGCCATGGTCGCGGCCGGGCTCGGTATGGCGGACGCATGGCCGGTGATGGCCGAGCCGTTCACCCAGTGGGTGGTGGAAGACCACTTTTCCCTCGGCCGGCCGCCTCTGGAGGAGGTCGGCGTGGAACTGGTTGCGGACGTGGCGCCGTTCGAGCACATGAAGCTGCGCCTGCTCAACGGCGCCCATTCCACCCTCGCTTATCTCGGCTATCTCGCCGGCCATGCCACCATCGCCGAGACCATGGCGGTGCCCGCCTTCGCCCGGCTGGTGGCGCGCCTCCAGGACGAGGAGGTGACGCCGACACTGCATCTGCCCGCGGGCGTCGATGTGGCGGCCTACAAAGCCGCGCTGAGGGAGCGGTTCGCCAATCCGGCGCTCAGGCACCGCACCTGGCAGATCGCCATGGACGGTTCGCAGAAGCTGCCCCAGCGGCTCGTTGCCCCGGCGCGCGATCGCCTCGCCGCGGGCGCGCCCCTCCCCCTCCTCGCCCTCGGCATCGCCGGATGGATGCGCTACGTGACCGGCCGGGACGAGCAGGGCGGCGCCATCGACGTGCGCGATCCCCTCGCCGCGCGGCTGAAGGCGCTCGCCGACGCGGCCGGGCCGGATGCGGACCGGCTGGCACCGGCGCTGCTCTCGGTGCGGGAGGTGTTCGGCGATCTCGGCGCCGATCCGCATTTCGCCGGCCCGGTGCGCGCGGCGCTTTCGCGCCTTCTCGCACAGGGGGCGGCGGCAACGGTCAGGCAAAGCGCGGACGCGTGA
- a CDS encoding TIGR00645 family protein, protein MIERVIEGILFRSRWILAPFYVGLVVAMLVLLFKFGHELLHFVLHAVAATESDIILGILALVDLTLTCNLVVIVIFSGYENFVSKIDPAGHPDWPEWMTRVDFTGLKQKLLASIVAISAIQLLKAFMNLDKGTMSETTLMWLVIIHVVFVGSSLVLAWSDSLSSNKH, encoded by the coding sequence ATGATCGAGCGGGTGATCGAAGGGATTTTGTTCCGCAGCCGCTGGATTCTCGCGCCCTTCTATGTCGGCCTCGTCGTGGCCATGCTCGTGTTGCTGTTCAAGTTCGGCCACGAGCTCCTGCACTTCGTGCTGCACGCCGTCGCGGCCACGGAGAGCGACATCATCCTCGGCATCCTGGCCCTGGTGGACCTGACGCTCACCTGCAACCTCGTGGTGATCGTCATCTTCTCCGGCTACGAGAATTTCGTCTCCAAGATCGATCCCGCCGGCCACCCTGACTGGCCGGAATGGATGACGCGGGTGGACTTCACCGGCCTCAAGCAGAAGCTTTTGGCCTCCATCGTCGCCATCTCGGCCATCCAGCTGCTCAAGGCCTTCATGAATCTCGACAAGGGCACCATGAGCGAGACGACCCTCATGTGGCTCGTCATCATCCATGTGGTGTTCGTGGGATCGAGCCTGGTGCTGGCCTGGTCGGACAGTCTCTCCAGCAACAAGCACTGA
- a CDS encoding TRAP transporter substrate-binding protein gives MLTRRQVTSCVTSCAVALALSALPALPAMAQTTLRSADIHPDGYPTVDSVKYFGEIIEKKSNGKYKVQVFSSGQLGGEKDTIEQTRFGVIDLNRVNTAPFNNLIPETAVLGMPFLFRSTDHMYKVVDGPIGAEIAKAFEPHGLVVLGFFDSGARSMYNSKKPIKTLDDMKGMKIRVQQSDLFIGMINALGANATPMPFGELYSALQTGLVDGAENNYPSYDSVKHYEVAKYYSLTEHSLAPEVFVMSKRAFDKLSAEDQKIFKEAGLEATKKMRELWAKRDQESRDRVVKGGAIINEVDKKPFIDAMKPVYDKFVTTDKMKDLVARIRAVN, from the coding sequence ATGCTGACCCGACGCCAAGTGACCTCCTGTGTGACATCCTGCGCCGTCGCCCTGGCGCTTTCGGCGCTGCCGGCCCTGCCGGCGATGGCCCAGACCACGCTGCGCTCCGCCGACATCCATCCCGACGGCTATCCCACCGTCGATTCGGTGAAGTATTTCGGCGAGATCATCGAGAAGAAGTCCAACGGCAAGTACAAGGTGCAGGTGTTCTCCTCCGGCCAGCTGGGCGGCGAGAAGGACACCATCGAGCAGACGCGCTTCGGCGTCATCGACCTCAACCGCGTCAACACCGCGCCGTTCAACAACCTGATCCCCGAGACGGCGGTGCTCGGCATGCCGTTCCTGTTCCGCTCCACCGATCACATGTACAAGGTGGTGGACGGGCCGATCGGCGCGGAAATCGCCAAGGCTTTCGAGCCGCACGGCCTCGTGGTGCTGGGCTTCTTCGATTCCGGCGCCCGCTCCATGTACAATTCCAAGAAGCCCATCAAGACGCTCGACGACATGAAGGGCATGAAGATCCGCGTCCAGCAGTCGGACCTCTTCATCGGCATGATCAACGCCCTCGGCGCCAATGCGACGCCCATGCCTTTCGGCGAGCTTTACTCCGCGTTGCAGACCGGCCTCGTGGACGGGGCGGAGAACAACTACCCGTCCTATGATTCCGTGAAGCATTACGAGGTGGCGAAATACTATTCGCTCACCGAACATTCGCTGGCACCGGAGGTGTTCGTGATGTCGAAGCGCGCCTTCGACAAGCTGAGCGCCGAGGACCAGAAGATCTTCAAGGAAGCTGGCCTCGAGGCGACCAAGAAGATGCGTGAGCTATGGGCCAAGCGCGATCAGGAATCCAGGGATCGGGTGGTCAAGGGCGGCGCCATCATCAACGAGGTGGACAAGAAGCCCTTCATCGATGCGATGAAGCCGGTCTACGACAAGTTCGTGACCACCGACAAGATGAAGGACCTCGTCGCCCGCATCCGCGCGGTGAACTGA
- a CDS encoding GntR family transcriptional regulator, producing the protein MYAVKTAPHGSAAHRLEAELRRAIIGLELAPGTRLSEHEIAARYGVSRQPVREALIGLARTRFVEILPQRGTVVVKISVRKLMQARFIREAVECAVARRAAENFDAEARRRICDLLDAQETMATRGDHLAFQRYDELFHVALSEGAGCPLAWEAVSDIKAHMDRACHLSLMGPDAMLPLVAQHQAIMAAIDIRDPDAAEAAMRAHLGEILRALPRMEAEHPELFE; encoded by the coding sequence ATGTATGCCGTAAAGACTGCGCCGCACGGGTCGGCCGCCCATCGCCTGGAGGCAGAGCTGCGACGCGCCATCATCGGGCTCGAGCTGGCGCCGGGCACCCGGCTGTCCGAGCACGAGATCGCGGCCCGCTATGGCGTTTCCCGCCAACCCGTGCGGGAGGCTCTGATCGGCCTTGCCCGCACGCGCTTCGTGGAAATCCTGCCGCAGCGGGGCACCGTGGTGGTCAAGATTTCCGTCCGCAAGCTCATGCAGGCGCGGTTCATCCGCGAGGCGGTGGAATGCGCGGTCGCCCGCCGCGCCGCCGAGAATTTCGACGCCGAGGCCCGCCGGCGCATCTGCGACCTGCTGGACGCGCAGGAGACCATGGCCACCCGCGGCGACCATCTCGCCTTCCAGCGCTATGATGAACTGTTCCACGTCGCCCTGAGCGAGGGCGCCGGCTGCCCGCTGGCGTGGGAGGCGGTGAGCGACATCAAGGCCCACATGGACCGCGCCTGCCATCTCTCGCTCATGGGGCCGGACGCCATGCTGCCGCTGGTCGCCCAGCACCAGGCCATCATGGCGGCCATCGACATCCGCGATCCCGACGCAGCCGAGGCGGCCATGCGGGCCCATCTCGGCGAAATCCTGCGCGCGCTGCCCCGCATGGAGGCCGAGCATCCCGAATTGTTCGAATAG
- the uxaC gene encoding glucuronate isomerase yields the protein MSSLLHPDRLLPPDPSVRAVARRLYAEVEALPIVSPHGHTDPRWYAFNETFPDPARLFVVPDHYVFRMLYSQGIPLEKLGVPRIDGGETEQDGRAIWRLFAANYHLFRGTPTRAWLDHAFATLFGLEERLSEKTADAAYDRIAEKLQQDAFRPRALFERFNIEVIATTESPLDDLAAHAEIRASGWGGRVVTAYRPDPVVDPEFEGFSANLTRFGEITGEDTFSWSGYLAAHRKRRAFFKTFGATSSDHGHPTAATFDLPPAEAEALFRRVTGNAPVSAQDAELFRGQMLTEMARMSLEDGLVMQIHPGAVRNHNGQIFARFGRDKGADIPSPTEYVRALKPLLDRFGNEAGLTIILFTLDETSYTRELAPLAGHYPALRLGPAWWFHDSPEGMKRFRAMTTETAGFYNTVGFNDDTRAFPSIPARHDVARRIDCGFLAELVCEHRLDEDEAVEVARDLAYGLAKKAYKL from the coding sequence GTGTCCAGCCTCCTCCATCCCGACCGCCTGCTGCCCCCCGACCCCTCCGTGCGCGCGGTGGCGCGCCGGCTCTATGCGGAAGTGGAGGCGCTGCCCATCGTCTCGCCGCACGGCCATACCGACCCGCGCTGGTACGCCTTCAACGAGACCTTCCCGGACCCCGCGCGCCTGTTCGTGGTGCCGGACCATTATGTGTTCCGGATGCTGTACTCGCAGGGCATCCCGCTGGAGAAGCTCGGCGTGCCGCGCATCGACGGCGGCGAGACGGAACAGGACGGCCGGGCCATCTGGCGGCTGTTCGCGGCCAACTACCATCTCTTTCGCGGCACTCCCACGCGGGCATGGCTCGACCACGCCTTCGCCACCCTGTTCGGGCTGGAAGAGCGGCTGAGCGAGAAGACGGCGGATGCCGCCTACGACCGCATCGCCGAGAAGCTGCAGCAGGACGCATTTCGCCCGCGCGCGCTGTTCGAGCGCTTCAACATCGAGGTGATCGCCACCACCGAGAGCCCGCTGGACGACCTTGCCGCCCACGCGGAGATCCGCGCCAGCGGCTGGGGCGGACGGGTGGTGACGGCCTATCGCCCCGACCCAGTGGTGGACCCGGAGTTCGAGGGCTTTTCCGCCAATCTCACGCGGTTCGGCGAGATCACCGGGGAGGACACCTTCTCCTGGTCCGGCTATCTCGCCGCCCACCGCAAGCGGCGCGCCTTCTTCAAGACCTTCGGCGCCACCTCCTCGGACCATGGCCACCCGACCGCCGCGACCTTCGACCTGCCGCCGGCCGAAGCCGAGGCGCTGTTTCGCCGTGTCACCGGAAATGCGCCGGTGAGCGCGCAGGATGCCGAGCTGTTCCGCGGGCAGATGCTCACCGAAATGGCGCGCATGAGCCTCGAGGACGGGCTGGTGATGCAGATCCATCCCGGCGCCGTGCGCAACCACAACGGCCAGATCTTCGCCCGCTTCGGCCGGGACAAGGGGGCGGACATCCCCTCCCCCACCGAATATGTGCGCGCGCTGAAGCCGTTGCTGGACCGCTTCGGCAACGAGGCGGGCCTCACCATCATCCTCTTCACGCTGGATGAGACAAGCTATACGCGGGAGCTGGCGCCGCTCGCCGGCCACTATCCGGCGCTGCGGCTCGGCCCGGCCTGGTGGTTCCACGACAGCCCGGAGGGCATGAAGCGCTTCCGCGCCATGACCACAGAGACCGCCGGCTTCTACAACACCGTGGGCTTCAACGACGACACCCGCGCCTTCCCCTCCATCCCCGCCCGGCACGACGTGGCGCGGCGCATCGATTGCGGCTTCCTCGCGGAGCTCGTCTGCGAGCACCGGCTGGATGAGGACGAGGCGGTGGAGGTGGCGCGTGACCTCGCCTACGGCCTCGCCAAGAAGGCCTACAAGCTTTGA
- a CDS encoding GntR family transcriptional regulator, translating into MPASSRIHAALRDDIVAMTLLPGAPLQEKQIALAYGVSRTPVREAILKLADERLVDVFPQYGTFVSRISVPEVRDAMIIRNALERTSVREAAAHVATLPEKARRVVMAPLLATLRQQRATHRTGALAEFHAADEAFHQIIAEIAGHPNIWRVIRQEKVHVDRCRLLTLPSAQRRASVIAEHQSVVDAIGAGDADGAEKAMAAHLGRVLPSVEDLGAAHPDYFEAEGVAADAVNAR; encoded by the coding sequence GTGCCGGCGTCGTCACGCATCCACGCCGCCCTGCGCGACGACATCGTGGCCATGACCCTCCTACCCGGCGCGCCGCTCCAGGAGAAACAGATCGCGCTCGCCTACGGCGTCAGCCGCACTCCGGTGCGCGAGGCCATCCTGAAGCTCGCCGACGAGCGCCTGGTGGACGTCTTCCCCCAGTACGGCACCTTCGTTTCGCGCATCTCGGTGCCGGAGGTGCGCGACGCCATGATCATCCGCAATGCGCTGGAGCGCACCAGCGTGCGCGAGGCGGCGGCCCATGTGGCGACGCTGCCGGAGAAGGCGCGCCGGGTGGTGATGGCGCCGCTTCTCGCCACCTTGCGCCAGCAGCGCGCCACCCACCGAACCGGCGCGCTGGCGGAGTTCCACGCCGCCGACGAGGCCTTTCACCAGATCATCGCCGAAATAGCCGGCCATCCCAACATCTGGCGGGTGATCCGGCAGGAGAAGGTGCATGTGGACCGCTGCCGGCTCCTGACCCTGCCATCCGCCCAGCGCCGCGCCAGTGTCATCGCCGAGCACCAGAGCGTGGTCGACGCCATTGGCGCGGGGGACGCGGACGGGGCGGAGAAGGCCATGGCGGCCCATCTCGGCCGGGTCCTCCCCAGCGTCGAGGATCTGGGCGCCGCGCATCCCGACTATTTCGAGGCGGAAGGCGTCGCCGCCGATGCCGTGAACGCGAGGTGA